The sequence below is a genomic window from Pecten maximus chromosome 14, xPecMax1.1, whole genome shotgun sequence.
GTATACAATAAATTCCTATATTAACCTGATGTGTCCATTCCTATATTAACTAATGTGTCCATTCCTATATTAACCTGGTGTGTCCATTCCTATATTTAACTGGTGTGTCCATTCCTATATTAACCTGGTGTGTCCATTCCTATATTAACCTGGTGTGTCCATTCCTATATTTGACTGGTGTGTCTATTCCTATATTTACCTGACAAATATCCATGTGCTAAGAGAAAGGGGAATATAGTCCGTGTTCATACTGTTTTTATTGACAAATATCTATGTCCCGAGAGAAAGGGGGATATAGTCAAGATCTGTAAGATATGTTCTGACAAATTCAGATATtaggaaataaaaaatgaaccGCCCTATCAGAGGACCCCGCTAACCTTACACAATGTGTTCTACATCAATCAACGGAACATTTTCCCTTCAATGCAGCTCCAAGTTCTTCCGATAACGTCTTGCTCTCTACCTTTCGGACAACAATGCGGTCATTGAGGAGGTATTTTTAAtgatcattttcattttgtttaaatgagaaGATTAGTAGTAAgacacaaaaatgaaaaaaaaaacataaaaatgtcaCCCGGCTAAGACatgaaataataacaaatagCTGTCTAACATTAGTTTGCAAAGTTTAATTAATAACCTGCTATACTTGACTGATTAACACTGGACATACACACATAAACACCAGGAATACATCATAATGTGTAAAGTCGTTTTCATATCTAAACAAAAATTTGATGTTTGTTAATgcatttgtatatcattatccACTGACATTCAAAATATATCCTTTCTTTAGTAATGTCAGACAGGAACACGCATACAAAATGGTAATGTTGGATATGAATAACAAAATAAGGTATCCCTGATACTTATCCCCCGTCAACTCGTCTTCCAGGGAACGTTTCGTCACTGTCAGTAGTGGCGACATTGACCTTAGACAGTTCTAATGAGACAGCAGTGTGTAAAGTGTCCCTAGAACTTAATCATGAGAAAATGTTATCAAAGCGGAAGGAGTTACCCAATGGAACACATGTTAAGGAGTGtggaaaatgtatatttaatgtaacCGTATCGTTAACTATATACGGACACTTGAGAAGGGAGGagtgtgtgaagtttgattTTAATTGGAACAATTTCAGAAAATTACTTTTTGTTGGCCAATCAAGATGTTAATCTATTAAATACGACTCCTTTGTGTCTATCTAGGTATATCTGAACGTAATGTTATTATAGAGTTTATTTCGCATATATATCTGGAGACTATATTTTATCTCATTTCGAAAGCTAACTGAAGAGTGCTATCTAAATGTATTTTGGAAATCCAACTGAATTGGTTAGTGTgggatatattttaattaacaNNNNNNNNNNNNNNNNNNNNNNNNNNNNNNNNNNNNNNNNNNNNNNNNNNNNNNNNNNNNNNNNNNNNNNNNNNNNNNNNNNNNNNNNNNNNNNNNNNNNNNNNNNNNNNNNNNNNNNNNNNNNNNNNNNNNNNNNNNNNNNNNNNNNNNNNNNNNNNNNNNNNNNNNNNNNNNNNNNNNNNNNNNNNNNNNNNNNNNNNNNNNNNNNNNNNNNNNNNNNNNNNNNNNNNNNNNNNNNNNNNNNNNNNNNNNNNNNNNNNNNNNNNNNNNNNNNNNNNNNNNNNNNNNNNNNNNNNNNNNNNNNNNNNNNNNNNNNNNNNNNNNNNNNNNNNNNNNNNNNNNNNNNNNNNNNNNNNNNNNNNNNNNNNNNNNNNNNNNNNNNNNNNNNNNNNNNNNNNNNNNNNNNNNNNNNNNNNNNNNNNNNNNNNNNNNNNNNNNNNNNNNNNNNNNNNNNNNNNNNNNNNNNNNNNNNNNNNNNNNNNNNNNNNNNNNNNNNNNNNATTTAAAGAACTTGGCCCTTCACAGTATTAGGTTTAACATTAATAAAGCGaacatattttgttaatttcttgAATATTAAAATCTGATAAAACTGTAAAGGGGGATTTTTTTCAGGTTGTATGTGTTTGACTGAATACAATGGTATATACATATTCTCTAGAATTAAGATAAACGACTTTTCTGTTTACAATAGACAATTCATCAGATTCATCATAAAGGTACTACAGACAAAATGTGTAATGTCACGCAGCATTCAAATCTATTAACAATGTACGATAAATATGACACAATGTACCCTAAAACCTCGAAAACAAACAGACCTAAAACAGGCGCATCATTAAAATCAGCATTGTTTAAAAAATCAGCCTTTCttgaaaaaaagataatataaCGTTCAGCATATGCAGTGCCTGATAATATCAAGAATATTTAGTTCGAAAGAATAATGCGTGCAGATTGTTATTCTTCTCTGTTGAAACGAAATTTTGTGGCTAACACTTTCATCGTCAGTCTGCACTCAATATGCTTGAGCGGATCGTTTATCAGATCAACCGCATTataaagtacaatgtacattgtatacttctaatatacattgtatgtgtctATATTTCCTAATAGTGTACCAACTTAACTGTATTTACAACGACAATAAAATCTAAATTAAAACGTAAttaatacacatacatatgACAAGAATTTTAAAGTAGTGGTTATATATTGTTACCATACAACggaatgtgttatataaagCTGtatcaacataaacaacctcaatattatttgtttgaGTTTTCTTCTGCAACAAGATGTTTTTAATGacgtttttatcacataaaaCTAAACCTACGTATTCACTTCTACATAGACATGGAAGTTGAGCGATACagatgatatataaaatgtatgtatgtgaaaGACAACATTACCGGTATACATGTGACAGGAAAACGAACAAATACGCGATTGtcaatactacaatgtatatattttcaaatataaacgtcttgtatacatatatatatatatattaactctGTAAGGCAAAAAGGGCATTTATGATGGTCTTAAGCATTCCAAAGGTTGATTTGATTGCACTACGATTTCTCTATACATAACACCGTTGTACACCAGcttatgttttataattcagtTTGACGACTTCACCACCAACTgactaaagggagataacttatatGAATTAGTTAATAAGTTGTTAAAGCTGATTTTGAGTACAAAAGACCGACAACCTTagcatttcaaaatataataatatgtgTATTATATGTCTAacatgtgtgtggtgtgtgtgtggagGGGTGTGTGTGCTCCGAAATGCCACtttaaataaatctatattgCAAAGACAAATGAAATGATACTAAAACGCTTACAAAACATATTGTTATaaaatcatatacatacatgtatgttaaacgTTCCTTACTTGAACTGTCAATATTGATATTCAACTTTCGCCCTACAAGTTCTTTAAATCCATCTATTTTGTATAACCCacgttctgttatatataaacccagTTCCGTTCTATACACCTCCCGTTGTCCTAACGATCTTCCAGGTGTCATACAGCTTATAGCAGGAAGTGTAGTATACCAGCTCCAATAACAAGGATGACGTCAAAGAGGATCCGTGAGGCGCCGTTCTCGCCTGTCGAGTCTCCATCTAAGCAACAAAATATACTGTGTCAAGACAAATTGAAAGATTTATGCAGTTTTGTATCACAATAGAATGACAAAGACTAAGTAATATGCAAATATTGGTTAATTACAAGATGACAATAAAGCATGTCTGAACATATAATTTTCATAACTATATTAAAGTTTCCATCAATACCGTGATATATTGAAACTACTTCTGTAGATGCAAAGAACTTTTCAACTAGcataaaaattatcaaaattcaacCAATTCGTTTTATGTGATCGTTTTTGTTATTTAGAATTAAATATTATGTTCATTACCGTTAAGTTACATATACTTTTAACGTTGTTTTAATCGCATGCACGTTAGAATAAGAATAAAAAAGAATCAGTTGTTGTAGGTGTAGAGTTGTCGATCTTGTAACGAATGCTATTTTTAATGGTAGAAACTTCTTACCAAGAAGTTCTCGGTATTCCGTTCAAATTTGTCCACATATATTGAAACCGAACGTTAAAGTTATTGGGACGTTTACGTTATGGGGACGTTTAAGTTATTTGAACGCTTAAGTTATTTGGACGTTTACATGATATGGACGTTTAAGTTATGCGGAACGTGTACGTTTATGGattatttaaggattgtacctcattttgactgcgtatacggtagtatgcccgcagttggcaacgcACATTTCCTGTTGTTAGCGGGTTAGCGCCATAGGgtcatgtgaaatgtttgttaCCAACTGCAGCATACTACCGTAGAGGCaatcaaaatgaggtacaatccaTATTTCTACAACAAACAAATCGTTTAGATACAGTTCGAAGAAAATACATTTCAGGGTGTGCTGCGACGATGGTCACTACGGCAGCCGTGGTAACTAAGACAATATAGTCCCATTAaatctacgtaaagacaccagtattgttaacaaaattaaaagacacaactcaacatttttgtttaatacccTTTACgtttttaattgattgatatattcacaatccacaaaTTCCATCGcagattaactatggttgtcaagcacagcgtgtattgacacagatttagtagtgacgtggttaAATGTTCTAtaggaactgtacgcttcagccatttgttgcTAGCTTACCTCTAagagaagttaaatatgcacccATTTCCGGAATATTAAGtttagattttgacaaaatactcacctGACTTAGCTTTTTGTGCCGCgatcatcgggtaacaggagaaaaggctaaaattgcgttgattaGTCCtatcaaaatggcgccgtctagctaacgttccggtaacgtcacaaatagacaACGTTCttattatgttaccgattcccgcgcttattaatccactgagccttttttcactgcGTATAAGTGCTCatttattcgcagtcagagtttactaagctgaacaAGGTAAAGATGTAATTATTACGGAAGTGTAAGTTACGCGGAAGGTTTACGTTATGTGGATGTCTATGTTATGTGGATGTTTACGATGCATGGACGTTTACATTTTATGAATATCTACGTTATATGGACGTTTGCGTTTATAGAATGATTATGTTATATGGATGTTTAAGTTATATGGACATTTGcgttatattgatgtttaagTTATATGGACATTTGCGTTATATGGACGTTTTACGTTATATGGACATTTGCGTTATATGGATGTTTACATTATGTGGACGTTTACGTTATATGGGCGTTTTCGTTATATGGACGTTTTCGTTATATGTATGTTTTCGTTATATGTATGTTTTCGTTATATGGATGTTTACGTTATGTGGATGTATCTATGGTCTTTgaataatgtgttaacatttatGCCTAATCAAGGCCTTTTTTACACGATAAAGgtttgttttgatataaaagAAACGACAAAACCTATTATTATACCTCATATTTATAACAGTGCCTGTGATTAGTCAAAACGCATCACGTGGCCGGTAAATAAAACACCTTATCTCCCTGAGCCGCGTGAGCAAGGGAAATAAAACTTCATATCTCCCTGGACCGCGTGCCCCTATTTATGGCCCTTGatgcagggtaatatgaaggtttgtttaccctCAAGCTCTCGGGAAATATGATACCTTCGGGTAAACAAACCTACATATTACCCTGCATCCAGGGCCATAAATGCATAAAATAACAAGTATaatgggtattgctaaagcaattaATGGCCCTACCGACTCCTGCTAAAAGTAAAAGCATTGATATTGATCTTGAACCCAAAAACCTTAAACCCGAACTTCTCCGAGATATTATCctgttttatcattgtgtgaagtttgataaaagtCCATCAGAGAACGAAGCGGCCAGAGCGCTGGCAATCTTTGCCGTACATACGTACAAGTTGACGAACAGGACACTTATAGACCCCCTAGCACCCGATTGTATCGGTAGGGGACCAAAAAACATACCTGGTATTAATACATGCATATCATACACGAAATGTTAATATATTGCAttgaatatacatttattttagaGCTCTGGTGGCCTCGCTAACAGTGAATTATGCACTTACctggtatatctgtataacagtGGCGGTAAAAACAAGCATGTCGCACGTACATAAAGCCAATAAGGGTGTCGCAGTTATTAACGCTTGACTGTGACGCTAGCGATCTAGAATTGAGTTAGTTGTGTTAGTACGACTTTAGATTACATGCAATTAAAGTAAGAGGTTCTAGTCCGGAGACAAAGACAAACCAATCTAATACTACGATACATAGTCAACTAGTCACGAGACTGCTGGACATACCTATAACACTTTTAAAATAGCCAAGAAGCAACAAGAGGAAGGAAACAAACGTAATACGCTGACATTCAACATGACGTTGACGCACGTTACGACACAAAGTGCAAGCGAGATATTTACGGGAAATCCTATGCTTTACATCAACTAACATATAGATAAGACAGCTTGGATTGGTTCCTTCTCTAAAGGTTCATGGATGACTGGGCTCGGAAAGCAACCAGAATCAGAGAAATAAAGCTTGCTCTGCTCATATAAACGGGCGTCAACAAGACACAGAACGGCGAATGCATCAATTGATGAACCTAGATCATTTAGGTAGAGAGAAAACCTGGCAAGATATCTACAGATCAGTATATGTACAAAATCAGAACTACACGACTTAGTATGTAGTACCAGGGACACACCATTCCCCTACTAGCCTGTTCTGTGAAAAGGAAAGCTAGAACTAATCACGTGACTGCTTATGTAAAACTGATCACGTGAAAGATAGAAATGATCACGCGAAAGCTTAAATTGTTTAAGTGAAAGCTACAGTGTAGAAATGGTCACGTGACAGCTAGAGTTGATCAAATGGTTGATTAAGATGACGGGAAGAACTACCAAACGACTACAAGACGTGTTATATTTCTGGCTATATAGGTGAAGTATATATGAAGCAGTGCTTTTGtctatttattcgtgtttgtaTTTACTCTGTGTAGTAGTAGCGGAGGATGATTGGGAACTCGACGTGCTAGAGGTCGTGGTAGTTTGGGTAGTCGTAGTGGTAGTTGGGGTAGTCGTAGTGGTAGTTGGGGTAGTCGTGGTACTAGATGTTGTGGAGGTCATGGATCCACCTGTACTGTCCCCATCTGAAATAGCAATTTGGTCGATTTTCGTGTGTTTTGTTTGCTttgaattaatttcaaatattcttTTTGCGGGTGTGCAACCTAGtttatgtacactgtacttcTATTCGGAGACATGCTTGATTTTGTGTACGTAGCACGAAGTACGAAGCATCTCtttgtttgatatttgatattctTGTTCCGTCGGAAATCCGTAGAAAGGCAAAAACACCAGTACTTCGTTTGGATAGGGATTATTTGAAATTTCACAAAACTACAGATCTTTACATAAGTGTTTGTAGGGACACTATTTCACAGTTCCCCCGGTCGGAATTAGAACAAGGAATTAATTTTCGCTTAACACCAGTACTTAAGTATCTTCATTGCATTTGTTCGTTTATAAATACACACACGCTTATGAATGATGGTAATTAATTTTATGACATAATTTCGTGAAATATTTGATGGTCGCGAATATATAGAGATCCTTCGAACTTTGCCAACTTTGCAGAACTTATCTTCACACAATCGCAAATATGAGAATTCGCGTGAATTGAAGAGATAATTGACACAGGTGTAAATTTTCATGTCGCGAGTTAAATGATTGTTTTTAGACTAAATAGAGTAGTAGAAAAACATTCGTCTTTCGTATGCGAGAATGCATGGTTAAGGTATTGGTCACTGTCTGCGTCCCCACAAGCAATCTGATAGAAACCTTGGGGGTACAGATACGCAATTGTGATAGCATCCTTGAGGGTATGGTACCAAAACACAACTGAAGAAAGAGAAGAAACGTGATAATGATGTACCAGGTCATAACATGCAAATAAACATGTCGTTCGATAGTTAcacatacagatatttattcaggatacatataaaatatagacaAGGTTTATACTGTAAAATCGTCTTCTTCTTATCCTCTAAATTCTAAATAATATCCTCTTACGTTCATATCATCAGACGTTATCACACTTACCCAGTGGAGGAATTTACATCAATAATAATCTCACAATCATTGTAAACGCTTATATAGTTAAGCTTGGGAGTAACAAATAAATAACTTCTTGTTGAATATTTCTGATACAACAGCGTTGTTCAACTTTATGTATAATTGACGTTTCCTAGATTTTATGAGATTACACAGATCGATGAAtttcaattataaaacaattgCATGAAACATGTTAAAGAcagttttttttgttgaaatttgttatttattAGCGACACGAATAGGAATACTAAAAGCCAAACCTTCATCCCATTCCTAGCACCATGTTGAATATTTCAGGAAGTTACGTATACATGACGCTAATTTGGTGTATACGTGATACAATTATAATCCTATTTATTCAAACAGCATGTCCTTCGTCGTTTCGGAACACCTGACAAATTACCTGCATTATTAAACCGTTCTCAAGTTATAACCATAACGGCTATACCAATTAACTGTAATGAACTGTGAggatatttcaaaaatgtaatttgaattaaatttccTTAATGATCctgaaatgttttctttgtttgttaACTACCATAAAATCACAATTACAGGTTACACACATATAAATAACGATCCTATAGTTCGAGGGggtttaaaatgataaacacaACTATATACGTATGGTGATAACATTGTAGTTTAggctatatataattacaaatttCAAAGATAATCTGGACTGTATACTTACGTGGACAGGTCTGACACATCAGAGGGCAGTCCGACGGTAGGTTTGAATAGACTGGACATTTAGACGTTATGAACTGACCCGAGTTACAGCCGGCAGGGTCTGACGTCAACCCAGTACAGTTCACTGTAATGACcaacattaaatgtttattcTCTCGAATAAAAAATGCATTGCGgataatttgaaataatcaaGATGAGATATTGTATTTAGTACAGCATGTTTACTACTACTAAAAGTACCATAAATAGTTATCAGAAAAATACCAATCaattatgaatttatttattgatcGCTTTCATACGAATGTTTCACTAAACATATGAGAGGGCATTGATGATCGATTTGAAACAAGAATAGGATGATATATACTTTTATACGTCACCCAAAGATAAATGCTTTGTGCTATTACCAACCTCCATAAGAGCTGCTAATTGTATCTTATGAATGGttagtttgtttgatgtttttgcCCATTCTAATCAACAGTATTTGGCCCTTATGTCCcttatagtgttgatgggccgttagGAACCCATAACTTACTAAGTAACTGACTAACTAAACAACAAACTGATCAACTAAGTAAATGATTAACTAACTTACGTGCGCAGTCGCTTCCAACAAGGTATGGTTTGTGACAGGTACACCCACAGGTGTCAACGTCCATGGCTGCTTGATTAAGGCACACCTTTCCGGCACAATCTGCCCAAACAAAAATGTAGCTGATACTGTACTTCACAAACAAGAAGGTAAAAGACTCCCTCCAGGTAGGAGGTAGGATGACCGGTAAGAATACCACCTGCTATCCGTATACACCATTAGTAATACATATGTAGGAAACCAAATCATTATTGTCGTTTCTCTTCCTTCTTTACATTCATAATAtcttgtatacattttgttttgattttagcCGCTAAGTTTAGCGCTAACCTGTGTGGGACACGTTCTGGATTCTGTCCTCTTGTCGAgacatgttttatttctgtttgaCTTCAACTCAAAAGTTGGCGATATAATATGGCCGAGTGAGTTGGCACACTACCGGAAGAGGTATGACTTAAAGGGTTTGTAGTTTAAAGGACGGCCTCTGCGTTAATGACAAGTCTCCTCATAATAGTGTTGAACTTATACTTCCACACTGAAGTATATTATCGACGATACAAAGCATGACAACAAACTCCTTCACTTTATACTAACAACGGGTAGACCAGGCGTTCCGCTCTGCTTAGCGTTAAGAACTACCATTTTAAGAGACTATGCTATGTCTTAGTCAAGGAACAGAGCCAAatgccttcctcacagggggaACACTCAACAAAAGGCCAAATGCAAGGCAGTGTCAAGGAAGACATAAGGATTAAGGAAGTCACTAAGAAAGAAAAGAAGTGATTAGCACATTAGATTGACTGCAAGAGCTGTGAACAATTGAAGCCGTATCGATCAATTTTCGCCGCGATCAACGATTTGAAAGtaaacagaaaaatatatcgtatcgcaaaataaaaacaaaaaaactgacacaatatactttatatttcggttaaatttcaatgaaaaatataacataccacaTTGATTGCTGTTACATGAAGAGGGGCAGGCGGAACAAGAGGTTCCGGCAATGTATGGATTGTTGTAGTCAAGATTTCCACTGAAAAACAGCAAAATCTTTTTTAATCATTTCGTACTTTACAAAATTGTAGCTTAGCTTTCTACAGGTCATAAAGGACAAAATACTGGGGCGTTCATCTTTGTGATGTTTCTTTGATAAAGCATTGTGATTCTTATGTATACGTCATCGGGATAGGAATGGTTAcctatacataatgtataatcAAATGGCGGACAAAgccaaacaaaaaacacaaataacaGCAGGGTATGCCATGTTTGATACTTCCGCATGGAAATCAGTTAAGATCTTTCCGCTTTTTTTATACGGAGGTTAATTGTCTTTGAAGACTTGTTGCTTGTTACAGTATTTAGCTGTTGACAAggtgttaaaaatattttttaaaaagtatttatttGAAACCACACAGATTAAAAACGGAATAATTTTGTTGaagttttaatgatttttgtgGTGATAATGAATGTATTTTCGTGTTATCCGCATAATAGTTATAATAAAGCACATCTCAGTTCTCAAATGTTATGCTTTTTTACCAATAATCTATTTTATTAGAAATACATTTGTCTAAATTTTGTTTGGGTGAAAGCTGGAATATATTGTCAACTATAGTAATAAAAAGTAACACTTACGCTGGTGAATAGTTACATACATAGAACCTCGAACCGGAGCAGATAGCGAAGCCACATCCTAACTTTGACGTCTCAGCCCACACTATCTATCGAACAAAAACAAGCATGTCTTATAAGCATGTATTTCACAATAAGATGTATTAGCGGGATCACACCGcgcattaaaacatatttttcagtCATCAACCAGAATTTCATTGTCCGTCCCGAACACAGGcctaaatcatttataaacttGTACCAATCATTCCTCGATCGTGAGTAGACATGTCGATCACTCAACGGTTacatattttatagatatatttttcaGTGATAGCAACAATAATCAAGAAAAAATACAGAATCTAGTATTTTCTGTCACGTTTTTAcataagttatctcccttcataCGAATAGTACAGatacataatttgtattttgaatATCATTTACGCTATTAACAGCATACAGTTTATGTCGAGAGCACTATTATAAGTAAGTATTAATATGTTCATCAAGTGTTTACTTTGcaatacatatacagtcaaacttcgatgtttcgaagttcaagggactaacagaaaaacttcgaaacagcgggacttcgaattattcatggttgacaatagatcgatgttttcttgataatgtaTACATAGTTACACAAATAACGAAAGGAGACAATTCAGACTCGATTTAATGATCTACGAACCTAATCGTCTAGCCATACATACCCGCGGCTTATAGCTTTACTGCGCAAATATACAACTGAAGGAACTGGAGTCGACTTCATCAACACGTTACTGAGGGAGAACGAGTTAACTACACCTCTACAACACTGAAGGGAACAGAGtcgactacatatatacatcactgaAGGAAAGGGAGtcgactacatatatacgtcactGAAGGAGAGGGAGtctactacatatatacgtcactGAGGGAAAGGTAGtcgactacatatatacgtcactGAAGGAGAGGGAGtcgactacatatatacgtcactGATGGAAAGGGAGtcgactacatatatacgtcactGAAAGAAAGGTAGtcgactacatatatacgtcactGAAGGAGAGGGAGtcgactacatatatacgtcactGAGGGAAATGGAGTCGACTACATATGTACGTCACTGAGGGAAAGGGAGtcgactacatatatacgtcactGAGGGAAAGGGAGttgactacatatatacgtcactGAAGGAAAGGGAGtcgactacatatatacgtcactGAAGGAAAGGGAGtcgactacatatatacgtcactTAAGGAAAGGGAGtcgactacatatatacgtcactGAAGGAAAGGGAGtcgactacatatatacgtcactGAAGGAAAGGGAGtcgactacatatatacgtcactTAAGGAAAGGGAGtcgactacatatatacgtcactGAAGGAGAGGGAGTCGGctacatatatacgtcactGAAGGAGAGGGAGtcgactacatatatacatcactgaAGGAAAGGGAGTCGACTACATATGTACGTCACTGAGGGAAAGGGAGtcgactacatatatacgtcactGAGGGAAAGGGAAtcgactacatatatacgttACTGAAGGACAGGGAGtcgactacatatatacgtcactGAAGGAAAGGGAGtcgactacatatatacgtcactGAGGGAAAGGGAGTcgactacatatatatgtcactgAGGGAAAGGGAGtcgactacatatatacgtcactGAGGGAAAGGGAAtcgactacatatatacgtcactGAAGGAAAGGTAGtcgactacatatatacgtcactGAGGGAAAGGGAGtcgactacatatatacgtcactGAGAAAAGGGAGacgactacatatatacgtcactTAAGGAAAGGGAGtcgactacatatatacgtcactGAAGGAGAGGGAGtcgactacatatatacgtcactGAAGGAGAGGGAGtcgactacatatatacgtcactGAAGGAAAGGGAGtcgactacatatatacgtcactGAAGGAAAGGGAGtcgactacatatatacgtcactGAGGGAAAGGGAAtcgactacatatatacgttACTGAAGGACAGGGAGtcgactacatatatacgtcactGAAGGAAAGGGAGtcgactacatatatacgtcactGAGGGAAAGGGAGTcgactacatatatatgtcactgAGGGAAAGGGAGtcgactacatatatacgtcactGAGGGAAAGGGAAtcgactacatatatacgtcactGAAGGAAAGGGAGtcgactacatatatacgtcactGAGGGAAAGGGAGtcgactacatatatacgtcactGAGAAAAAGGGAGacgactacatatatacgtcactTAAGGAAAGGGAGtcgactacatatatacgtcactGAAGGAGAGGGAGtcgactacatatatacgtcactGAAGGAGAGGGAGtcgactacatatatacgtcactGAAGGAAAGGGAGtcgactacatatatacgtcactGAAGGAAAGGGAGtcgactacatatatacgtcactGAAGGAGA
It includes:
- the LOC117342220 gene encoding cysteine-rich venom protein pseudechetoxin-like isoform X1; protein product: MELFGVENGIVLRVLHLSFLVQVALSSSVDNSNPFRRYRRSTNCDAKFNHISDHTACISASSSATSAGISANDKTFIVDHHNGYRRDVSPTATNMRTMSWDDEVAMIAQKWAENCQFGHDDSYSRYIPGRFTVGQNIAIGQTSWTNAMDAWHSEVSAFTLGGSNVFSNVGHYTQIVWAETSKLGCGFAICSGSRFYVCNYSPAGNLDYNNPYIAGTSCSACPSSCNSNQCDCAGKVCLNQAAMDVDTCGCTCHKPYLVGSDCALNCTGLTSDPAGCNSGQFITSKCPVYSNLPSDCPLMCQTCPHGDSTGGSMTSTTSSTTTTPTTTTTTPTTTTTTQTTTTSSTSSSQSSSATTTQNGDSTGENGASRILFDVILVIGAGILHFLL